Proteins found in one Rhizobium sp. CIAT894 genomic segment:
- a CDS encoding ABC transporter permease, with protein sequence MSRFRRLLSTPEGVAGLAILVVLLLAGLFAPIISPGDPLRIAGRALLPPFTDPAFPLGTDRLGRDVLAGLVYGARTSLAVGLAAAFSAMILGLCVGMAAGFAGGIVDEALMRVVDAFQIMPGFLLALAFVSTIGISTPVIVLAIALGAWADPARLTRAQVLAIREQDYVASARVIGMHPAEIAFREILPNALPPVLALSATIVAGAILTEAALSFLGLGNPNIATWGSMIAEGRSVLRSAAYLSVIPGAALAATVLGVHLFSEGLGKALGDDGGRPA encoded by the coding sequence ATGAGCCGTTTCCGGCGCCTCCTCAGCACGCCGGAAGGCGTGGCCGGGCTTGCGATCCTTGTGGTTCTGCTTCTCGCCGGGCTCTTCGCTCCCATCATCTCGCCGGGCGATCCGCTGAGGATTGCCGGCCGGGCACTGCTTCCGCCGTTCACCGATCCGGCTTTTCCGCTCGGTACGGATCGCTTGGGCCGCGACGTGCTCGCCGGCCTCGTTTACGGCGCGCGCACCTCGCTTGCCGTCGGCCTCGCTGCGGCGTTTTCGGCGATGATCCTCGGGCTCTGCGTCGGCATGGCGGCCGGTTTTGCCGGCGGGATCGTCGACGAGGCGCTGATGCGGGTGGTCGACGCCTTCCAGATCATGCCGGGCTTCCTGCTGGCGCTCGCCTTCGTCAGCACCATCGGCATCTCGACGCCTGTGATCGTCCTTGCCATCGCGCTCGGCGCCTGGGCCGATCCGGCGCGGCTGACACGAGCGCAGGTGCTGGCGATCCGCGAGCAGGATTATGTCGCCTCCGCAAGGGTGATCGGCATGCATCCTGCCGAGATCGCCTTCCGGGAAATCCTGCCGAATGCGTTGCCGCCCGTGTTGGCGCTGTCTGCCACCATCGTCGCCGGCGCGATCCTCACCGAGGCGGCACTTTCCTTTCTTGGCCTCGGCAATCCGAATATCGCCACCTGGGGTTCGATGATCGCCGAGGGACGCAGCGTCTTGCGATCGGCCGCCTATCTCTCCGTCATCCCGGGTGCCGCACTTGCCGCGACGGTGCTCGGTGTCCATCTGTTCAGCGAGGGTCTCGGCAAGGCGCTTGGCGATGACGGCGGGAGGCCGGCATGA
- a CDS encoding dipeptide/oligopeptide/nickel ABC transporter ATP-binding protein, with product MSLLLSIEKIAKGFSSTARRITALDDVSLTIAAGETLGLVGASGSGKSTLSRILLRLLSCDAGSIRFEGEEWLTMKGAALRRKRARMQMVFQDPLAAFNPLATVGSALDDPLRIHGVVPKDRRAGEIAMLLERVGLTADHAARPVRALSGGQRQRVAIARAIATRPSLLVLDEAVSALDVTVRGRILELLVDLQKQQGIACLFISHDLAVVRAVSHRIAVMDGGRIVETGPATAVVAAPQSAAARALVAAVPRLVIDPP from the coding sequence ATGAGCCTGCTGCTTTCCATCGAAAAGATTGCGAAAGGCTTTTCGTCGACGGCCCGTCGGATCACGGCTCTCGACGATGTTTCGCTGACGATCGCAGCCGGGGAAACGCTCGGCCTCGTCGGTGCCTCGGGCAGCGGAAAATCGACGCTGTCACGTATCCTGCTGCGGCTTCTTTCCTGTGACGCCGGGTCGATCCGCTTTGAGGGAGAGGAGTGGCTGACGATGAAGGGGGCCGCCCTGCGCCGCAAACGGGCGCGCATGCAAATGGTGTTTCAGGATCCGCTGGCTGCCTTCAACCCGCTGGCGACGGTTGGTTCGGCGCTCGATGATCCCTTGCGCATCCACGGGGTCGTGCCGAAAGACCGGCGTGCCGGCGAGATCGCCATGCTTCTCGAACGGGTTGGCCTGACCGCCGATCATGCCGCCCGGCCGGTCCGCGCGCTCTCCGGCGGCCAGCGCCAGCGTGTGGCGATTGCCCGGGCGATTGCCACACGGCCGTCGCTGCTGGTGCTCGATGAGGCGGTCTCGGCGCTCGACGTCACCGTGCGCGGCAGGATCCTCGAACTTCTGGTCGATCTGCAGAAGCAACAGGGCATTGCCTGCCTGTTCATTTCGCATGATCTTGCCGTGGTCCGCGCCGTCTCCCATCGCATCGCCGTCATGGATGGTGGGCGGATCGTGGAGACGGGCCCGGCAACCGCAGTCGTTGCCGCGCCGCAATCGGCGGCCGCCCGCGCCCTTGTTGCAGCCGTTCCGCGTCTCGTGATCGATCCCCCCTGA
- a CDS encoding ABC transporter substrate-binding protein — protein sequence MTVPSISRRTLMKGTALLLASTALARQALAQDVPKGGRLVVAADSEPKNLNPAIVASNGVFFIASKVIEPLAEASFDGKDGLAPRLATSWEGAPDGLSVTFKLRDGVTWHDGKPFTSVDVAFSALNIWKPLQNLGRLVFANLEAVDTPDDYTAIFRFSKPTPFQLIRNALPVVTSVVAKHVFDGSDIATNPGNNKLVGTGPFTFAEYKPGEYYRLARNENYWDKDQPKLDEIVFRVLPDRASAGAALEADEIQLAAFSAVPLADLDRISKVEGIKVISKGYEALTYQLVVEINHRRKELADLRVRQAIAQAIDKKFVVDTIFLGYAAAATGPVPKNAPEFYTSDVATYDFDPAAANDILDKAGYKQGADGNRFKLKLRPAPYFNETRQFGDYLRQALAVIGIDAEIVNADAAAHQKAVYTDHDFDLAVGPPVFRGDPAISTTILVQSGTPAGVPFSNQGGYVNPELDKIIKQASETVDTAARTDLYRKFQQLVVADLPLINVAEWGFITVARDTVLNVSNNPRWAVSNWGDTALQS from the coding sequence ATGACCGTACCATCTATCTCGCGGCGCACACTGATGAAGGGCACCGCCCTGCTCCTCGCTTCGACGGCGCTCGCTCGGCAAGCTCTTGCTCAGGATGTGCCAAAGGGTGGTCGACTGGTCGTCGCGGCCGATTCCGAGCCGAAGAATCTCAATCCCGCCATTGTCGCCTCGAACGGTGTTTTCTTCATCGCCAGCAAGGTGATCGAACCGTTGGCCGAAGCCTCGTTCGACGGCAAGGACGGGCTTGCGCCGCGTCTTGCCACGTCCTGGGAGGGGGCGCCCGACGGCCTCTCCGTCACCTTCAAGCTGCGTGACGGCGTCACCTGGCATGACGGCAAGCCGTTCACCTCGGTCGATGTCGCCTTTTCCGCCCTCAATATCTGGAAGCCGCTACAAAATCTCGGCCGCCTGGTCTTCGCCAATCTGGAGGCCGTCGATACGCCCGACGACTACACCGCCATCTTCCGCTTCTCCAAGCCGACGCCGTTCCAGCTCATCCGCAATGCCCTGCCCGTCGTCACCAGCGTCGTCGCCAAGCACGTCTTCGACGGCAGCGATATTGCCACCAATCCTGGTAACAACAAGCTCGTCGGCACCGGCCCCTTCACCTTCGCCGAATACAAGCCCGGCGAATATTACCGGTTGGCGCGCAATGAGAACTACTGGGACAAGGATCAGCCGAAGCTCGACGAGATCGTCTTCCGCGTGCTGCCCGACCGCGCGTCGGCGGGTGCGGCGCTCGAAGCCGACGAAATCCAGCTTGCCGCCTTCTCGGCGGTGCCGCTGGCCGATCTCGACCGCATCTCCAAGGTCGAGGGCATCAAGGTGATCTCCAAGGGTTATGAGGCCTTGACCTACCAGCTCGTCGTCGAGATCAATCACCGCCGCAAGGAACTTGCCGACCTCAGGGTCCGCCAGGCGATTGCGCAGGCGATCGACAAGAAATTCGTGGTAGACACGATATTCCTCGGTTATGCCGCCGCCGCCACAGGCCCGGTGCCGAAGAATGCGCCGGAGTTCTATACCTCAGATGTCGCGACCTATGATTTCGACCCTGCCGCCGCCAACGATATTCTCGACAAGGCAGGGTACAAGCAAGGCGCGGACGGCAACCGCTTCAAGCTGAAGCTGCGCCCCGCGCCCTATTTCAACGAGACCCGGCAGTTCGGCGACTATCTTCGCCAGGCGCTCGCCGTGATCGGCATCGATGCGGAGATCGTCAATGCCGATGCGGCCGCGCACCAGAAGGCGGTCTACACAGATCACGATTTCGACCTTGCCGTCGGTCCGCCGGTCTTCCGCGGCGATCCGGCAATCTCCACCACCATTCTCGTTCAATCCGGCACGCCTGCTGGGGTGCCCTTCTCCAACCAGGGCGGCTACGTCAATCCGGAGCTCGACAAGATCATCAAACAGGCCTCCGAGACCGTCGATACGGCGGCCCGCACCGATCTCTACCGCAAGTTCCAGCAGCTCGTCGTGGCCGATCTGCCGCTGATCAACGTCGCGGAGTGGGGCTTCATCACCGTCGCCCGTGACACCGTGCTCAACGTCTCGAACAATCCGCGCTGGGCCGTCTCGAACTGGGGCGATACCGCTTTGCAATCGTGA
- a CDS encoding ABC transporter permease, with product MKRAIFLLRRRAISAIPVLLIVVIFTFFLLESASGDAVDAYLGSIGGGDAALRQSLRESYGLDQSMLARLWLYLSSLARFDLGWSVAFNRPVGELIAERLPNTLLLMGSATALSFGLGSALGILAGARPGSARDRLLSIGSLVVYAIPSFWLGLVLSIAFSVRLRWFPIAGIETIASGRTGLARALDISAHLVLPVGALALIYLALFLRVMRTGMVEAWKLDFVLFARAKGLSRSRIVLRHVARNALLPLVTMLGLQSAAMLGGSVVIESVFAIPGFGRLAQEAVNGRDAPLLMGIIVTSAVLVISVNFLVDLVYASLDPRIGASEGGA from the coding sequence GTGAAACGTGCAATCTTCCTCCTGCGGCGCAGGGCGATCAGCGCCATTCCGGTGCTGCTGATCGTGGTGATCTTCACCTTTTTCCTGCTCGAATCCGCCTCAGGCGACGCCGTCGATGCCTATCTCGGCTCGATCGGTGGTGGCGATGCGGCACTGAGACAGTCGCTGCGTGAGAGCTATGGCCTCGACCAGTCGATGCTTGCCCGCCTCTGGCTCTATCTCTCCTCACTGGCCCGGTTCGATCTCGGCTGGTCGGTCGCCTTCAACAGGCCAGTCGGCGAACTCATCGCCGAACGCCTGCCCAACACGCTGCTGCTGATGGGCAGTGCTACCGCACTTTCCTTCGGCCTCGGCTCGGCGCTCGGCATCCTCGCCGGCGCTCGGCCGGGCAGCGCACGGGACCGGCTATTGTCGATCGGCTCGCTTGTTGTTTATGCCATACCGAGCTTCTGGCTTGGCCTCGTGCTCAGCATCGCCTTTTCGGTGAGGCTGCGCTGGTTTCCGATCGCCGGCATCGAGACGATCGCGTCCGGCAGGACGGGCCTCGCTCGGGCGCTCGACATATCGGCTCATCTGGTTCTGCCGGTCGGCGCACTCGCTTTGATCTATCTCGCTCTGTTCCTGCGGGTGATGCGCACCGGCATGGTCGAGGCCTGGAAATTGGATTTCGTGCTCTTCGCCCGCGCCAAAGGACTGTCGCGCAGCCGCATCGTGCTGCGCCACGTGGCGCGCAACGCGCTGTTGCCGCTCGTCACCATGCTCGGGCTGCAATCGGCCGCCATGCTCGGCGGCAGCGTGGTGATCGAGAGCGTCTTTGCGATCCCGGGTTTCGGGCGGCTGGCGCAGGAGGCGGTCAACGGCCGCGATGCGCCGCTGTTGATGGGCATTATCGTCACCAGCGCCGTCCTCGTCATTTCGGTCAATTTCCTCGTCGATCTCGTCTATGCCTCGCTCGACCCGCGCATCGGCGCGTCGGAGGGCGGCGCATGA
- a CDS encoding ABC transporter ATP-binding protein codes for MSGIFCSLRQLSVTYARGNAVAALDRVDFDIKVGERLAIVGESGSGKSTLARALAGLLPDGAKVGGEMLWPALGHPPRPGHDFGFVFQDPGTSLNPVLTIGEQIAEGARHHLGLGWKRASIRAEELLERVRMPQPGRVMRAFPHQLSGGQRQRVAIAAAIAARPALLIADEATSALDVVVQAEIVRLLDGLVREKGMTLLFITHDIALASGFVDRIAVFRDGRLVEAGPVRSVLSAPKSDYTAALVASHRDLATPPLIAEASP; via the coding sequence ATGAGCGGCATTTTCTGCAGCCTCCGGCAGCTTTCGGTCACCTATGCGCGCGGCAACGCTGTCGCGGCGCTCGACCGTGTCGATTTCGATATCAAGGTCGGTGAAAGGCTGGCGATCGTCGGCGAAAGCGGCTCCGGCAAGAGCACGCTCGCCCGTGCGCTCGCCGGTCTGCTCCCTGATGGAGCGAAAGTCGGCGGCGAGATGCTCTGGCCCGCACTCGGCCATCCGCCCCGCCCGGGCCACGATTTCGGCTTCGTCTTCCAGGACCCCGGCACGAGCCTCAATCCGGTGCTGACGATCGGCGAGCAGATCGCCGAGGGCGCCAGGCACCATCTCGGCCTCGGCTGGAAACGGGCCTCCATCAGGGCCGAGGAATTGCTCGAACGGGTGCGGATGCCGCAGCCCGGCAGGGTGATGCGGGCCTTTCCGCACCAGCTTTCCGGCGGCCAGCGCCAGCGCGTGGCGATCGCGGCGGCAATTGCTGCAAGGCCGGCGCTGCTGATCGCCGACGAGGCGACCAGCGCACTTGACGTCGTGGTTCAGGCCGAGATCGTGCGCCTGCTCGATGGATTGGTGCGCGAGAAGGGCATGACGCTGCTTTTCATCACCCACGACATCGCGCTTGCCTCCGGCTTCGTCGACCGGATCGCCGTCTTCCGCGATGGGCGCCTCGTCGAGGCAGGCCCCGTCCGTTCGGTGCTTTCGGCGCCGAAAAGCGACTATACTGCGGCCCTCGTCGCCAGCCATCGCGACCTCGCCACGCCACCGCTGATCGCCGAGGCGTCCCCATGA